A stretch of the Vagococcus xieshaowenii genome encodes the following:
- a CDS encoding SGNH/GDSL hydrolase family protein, translated as MAKIILFGDSLTAGYNPEEMFTDELTRRVQDVFFDDHVINAGIPGDTAEQGLHRIEAHVLKYEPDIVTVFFGANDLARHRDVSLVEYIDNLSAIIKHITPGKVIMFSAPYVNQTMRCQDRPLTTIMTFVEAAQKLANNYQVPFVNLATIMMDDDRRDDWFQEDGLHFSSYGYEKLAQLFNQEIKKKRDVL; from the coding sequence GTGGCAAAGATTATTTTATTTGGTGATAGCTTGACAGCAGGCTATAATCCGGAAGAAATGTTTACAGATGAATTGACCCGTCGTGTGCAAGATGTTTTTTTTGACGATCATGTAATAAATGCTGGTATTCCAGGTGATACTGCTGAACAAGGGCTTCATAGAATAGAGGCACATGTGTTAAAATATGAACCAGATATTGTGACGGTGTTTTTTGGCGCAAATGATTTAGCACGTCATAGAGACGTTTCGTTAGTTGAATATATAGACAATTTATCCGCTATCATTAAACACATTACACCTGGAAAAGTCATTATGTTTTCAGCTCCGTATGTTAATCAAACAATGAGGTGTCAGGATCGTCCGCTAACGACTATTATGACGTTTGTAGAAGCCGCGCAGAAGCTTGCTAATAACTATCAAGTGCCATTTGTCAATTTAGCAACGATTATGATGGACGATGATCGAAGAGATGACTGGTTTCAAGAAGATGGCTTGCATTTTTCAAGTTATGGCTATGAAAAACTAGCGCAATTATTTAATCAAGAAATTAAAAAGAAGAGGGACGTTTTATGA
- a CDS encoding class I SAM-dependent methyltransferase encodes MTEHYFTNSPETAHERAQFTFELKGKTFTFNTDSHVFSKSTIDFGSRVLIEAFDDSQLPEGALLDVGCGYGPMGLSLAYSTGRFVEMVDVNERALGLAKENAVVNGIDQVDIHVSSIYEVTNQESYAGIVSNPPIRAGKQVVHGILEGAYSLLKEGGSLTVVIQKKQGAPSAQKKMKDVFGNVEVVTKDKGYFILRSVKEA; translated from the coding sequence ATGACAGAGCATTATTTTACTAATTCACCAGAAACAGCTCATGAACGAGCACAATTTACATTTGAATTAAAAGGAAAGACGTTTACTTTTAATACAGATAGTCATGTTTTTTCTAAGAGTACGATTGATTTTGGAAGTCGTGTGTTAATTGAAGCGTTTGATGATAGCCAATTACCAGAAGGGGCCTTACTAGATGTTGGGTGTGGTTATGGTCCAATGGGGTTATCGTTAGCTTATAGTACAGGACGTTTTGTTGAGATGGTTGATGTGAATGAGCGTGCACTAGGGCTGGCAAAAGAAAATGCTGTGGTTAATGGTATTGATCAAGTGGATATTCATGTATCTTCTATATATGAAGTGACCAATCAAGAAAGTTATGCTGGAATTGTCAGTAACCCGCCAATTAGGGCAGGTAAACAGGTTGTTCATGGGATTTTAGAAGGCGCTTATTCACTATTAAAAGAAGGCGGAAGCTTGACCGTAGTCATTCAAAAGAAACAAGGCGCACCGAGTGCTCAAAAGAAAATGAAAGACGTCTTTGGTAATGTTGAAGTAGTAACAAAAGACAAAGGATACTTTATTTTAAGAAGTGTGAAAGAAGCTTAG
- the rpsB gene encoding 30S ribosomal protein S2, with product MAVISMKQLLESGVHFGHQTRRWNPKMKKYIFTERNGIYIIDLQKTVRLVDDAYNYMKDVAENGGIALFVGTKKQAQEAVKEEAIRSGQFYVNHRWLGGTLTNWDTIQKRISRLKEINKMEEEGIFSVLPKKEVSVLNKERERLEKFLGGIADMPRIPDVMFIVDPRKERIAVQEAHKLNIPIVAMVDTNCDPDEIDVVIPSNDDAIRAVKLIAGKMADAFIEGRQGEDEVVEETFTTEAAPAADSMEEIVEVVEGSNAE from the coding sequence ATGGCAGTAATTTCAATGAAACAATTACTAGAATCAGGTGTACACTTTGGTCACCAAACTCGTCGTTGGAACCCAAAAATGAAGAAATATATCTTCACTGAAAGAAACGGGATCTACATCATCGACTTACAAAAAACAGTTCGTTTAGTAGACGACGCTTACAACTACATGAAGGATGTTGCTGAAAACGGCGGTATCGCTTTATTCGTTGGTACTAAAAAACAAGCTCAAGAAGCAGTTAAAGAAGAAGCTATCCGTTCAGGACAATTCTACGTTAACCACCGTTGGTTAGGTGGAACTTTAACTAACTGGGATACTATCCAAAAACGTATCTCTCGCTTAAAAGAAATCAACAAAATGGAAGAAGAAGGAATCTTCTCTGTTTTACCTAAAAAAGAAGTTTCAGTATTAAACAAAGAACGTGAACGTTTAGAAAAATTCTTAGGCGGTATCGCTGATATGCCAAGAATTCCAGACGTAATGTTCATCGTAGACCCTCGTAAAGAGCGTATTGCGGTACAAGAAGCTCATAAATTAAACATTCCTATCGTTGCTATGGTAGATACTAACTGTGATCCAGATGAGATCGATGTAGTTATCCCATCAAATGACGATGCTATCCGCGCGGTTAAATTAATCGCTGGTAAAATGGCTGACGCTTTCATCGAAGGCCGTCAAGGTGAAGATGAAGTTGTTGAAGAAACTTTCACAACTGAAGCAGCTCCAGCAGCAGATTCAATGGAAGAAATCGTTGAAGTTGTTGAAGGAAGCAACGCTGAATAA
- the tsf gene encoding translation elongation factor Ts: MAQTITAAMVKELRDKTGVGMMDAKRALVEVDGDMDKAIDHLRESGLAKAAKKGDRIAAEGLSNVYINGNTAAIVEINSETDFVAKNDQFKELVIRVAKLVAENKPADLEAALAIETENGTIEKEILEATTVIGEKIAFRRFQIVEKSDDEVFGAYLHAGGTIAVLSVVTGADEAVAKDVSMHVAAINPRYMTKEEVPAEELEHEKKVLTEQALNEGKPANIVEKMVIGRMQKFLAEICLVDQPFVKDPDMTVSKYLASKNSDVKAFVRFEVGEGIEKRQENFADEVRSQMK, encoded by the coding sequence ATGGCACAAACAATTACTGCAGCTATGGTAAAAGAATTACGCGACAAAACAGGCGTTGGTATGATGGACGCTAAACGCGCATTAGTAGAAGTAGACGGAGACATGGACAAAGCAATCGATCACTTAAGAGAATCTGGTTTAGCAAAAGCTGCTAAAAAAGGCGACCGTATCGCTGCTGAAGGATTATCTAACGTATACATCAATGGCAACACTGCTGCAATCGTAGAAATCAACTCAGAAACTGACTTCGTTGCAAAAAACGATCAATTCAAAGAATTAGTTATTCGCGTTGCTAAATTAGTTGCTGAAAACAAACCAGCTGACTTAGAAGCTGCTTTAGCTATCGAAACAGAAAACGGAACTATCGAGAAAGAAATCTTAGAAGCTACTACAGTTATCGGAGAAAAAATTGCTTTCCGTCGTTTCCAAATCGTTGAAAAATCTGATGATGAAGTATTCGGCGCATATTTACATGCTGGCGGAACTATCGCTGTATTATCAGTAGTAACTGGTGCTGACGAAGCAGTAGCTAAAGACGTTTCAATGCACGTTGCAGCTATCAACCCTCGTTACATGACAAAAGAAGAAGTGCCTGCAGAAGAATTAGAACACGAGAAAAAAGTGTTAACTGAGCAAGCATTAAACGAAGGCAAACCAGCTAACATCGTTGAAAAAATGGTTATTGGCCGTATGCAAAAATTCTTAGCTGAAATTTGTTTAGTTGACCAACCATTCGTTAAAGATCCAGATATGACAGTTTCTAAATACTTAGCAAGCAAAAACTCTGATGTAAAAGCATTCGTTCGTTTTGAAGTAGGCGAAGGAATCGAAAAACGTCAAGAAAACTTTGCTGACGAAGTAAGAAGCCAAATGAAATAA
- the pyrH gene encoding UMP kinase, producing the protein MAEPKFKRVVLKLSGEALAGDVGFGIKPPVIEEICKEIKEVHELGVEIAIVVGGGNIWRGQVGEQMGMERAQADYMGMLATVMNALALQDVLENVGVPTRVQTSIEMRQIAEQYIRRRAVRHLEKGRVVIFAGGTGNPYFSTDTTSALRAAEINADVILMAKNNVDGVYSADPKLDADAIKFEELTHLDVIAKGLAVMDSTASSLSMDNDIPLVVFNLNEPGNIKRVVEGENIGTTVRGKK; encoded by the coding sequence ATGGCGGAACCAAAATTTAAACGCGTGGTATTAAAATTAAGTGGAGAGGCATTAGCTGGAGATGTTGGGTTTGGAATTAAACCACCAGTTATCGAAGAAATTTGTAAAGAAATCAAAGAAGTTCATGAGTTAGGTGTTGAAATTGCAATCGTTGTTGGCGGTGGTAATATCTGGCGTGGACAAGTCGGCGAACAAATGGGCATGGAACGTGCACAAGCTGACTACATGGGAATGCTTGCAACGGTGATGAACGCTTTAGCTTTACAAGATGTGTTAGAAAACGTTGGGGTACCAACTCGTGTTCAAACATCAATCGAAATGCGCCAAATCGCTGAACAATATATCCGTCGTCGTGCAGTACGTCATTTAGAAAAAGGTCGCGTTGTTATTTTTGCAGGGGGTACAGGTAATCCTTACTTCTCAACAGATACAACATCAGCATTACGTGCTGCTGAAATCAATGCGGATGTTATCTTAATGGCTAAAAATAACGTAGACGGTGTTTACTCTGCAGATCCTAAATTAGATGCTGATGCGATTAAATTTGAAGAGTTAACTCACTTAGATGTGATTGCTAAAGGATTAGCTGTAATGGATTCTACAGCAAGCTCATTAAGTATGGATAATGATATTCCATTAGTTGTTTTCAACTTAAATGAACCTGGAAATATTAAACGTGTTGTTGAAGGTGAAAATATCGGAACAACAGTAAGGGGGAAAAAATAA
- the frr gene encoding ribosome recycling factor, producing the protein MVQAVLNSTKERMIKSEENLQRELGYIRAGRANASILDRIQIDYYGAPTPLNQIAQINIPEARMLMITPFDKTALEDIERAIMASDLGLSPANDGSVIRLVIPQLTEERRKELAKEVGKIAESSKVAVRNIRRDAIDELKKLEKNKEISEDELRTYEKDVQTLTDNSIAKIDTITKAKEQELLEV; encoded by the coding sequence ATGGTCCAAGCAGTATTAAATAGTACAAAAGAAAGAATGATCAAATCAGAAGAAAATTTACAACGTGAATTAGGCTACATTCGTGCAGGACGTGCGAACGCTAGTATCCTAGATCGTATTCAAATTGATTATTATGGAGCACCGACACCATTAAACCAAATTGCTCAAATTAATATTCCTGAAGCACGTATGTTAATGATTACACCATTTGATAAAACAGCTTTAGAAGATATTGAACGTGCTATTATGGCAAGTGATTTAGGTTTAAGTCCGGCTAATGATGGTTCAGTTATTCGTTTAGTGATTCCTCAATTAACAGAAGAACGCCGTAAAGAATTAGCAAAAGAAGTAGGTAAAATTGCTGAATCTTCTAAAGTAGCTGTTCGAAATATTCGTCGTGATGCTATTGATGAATTGAAAAAATTAGAAAAAAATAAAGAAATTTCTGAAGATGAGTTACGTACATACGAAAAAGATGTTCAAACATTAACTGATAACAGTATTGCTAAAATTGATACTATTACTAAAGCAAAAGAGCAAGAATTATTAGAAGTATAA
- a CDS encoding helix-turn-helix domain-containing protein: MFAETNITTKLNLLYYLEFFENDITVDKLLDFLDVSKMTLKKYVKEINEMAQEYEIIIKGNSIELKSDHRENSLLIAKRIIGESLNITLLLSILYKKYNLSELAERLFITKSTVIYKVEQLNEYFKNQELEIEIVYLDNESYEIVGEEWEIRHFFKILLLEVDYYDIYLQNKPIFKEIHEQLDNHFNQHYTQNEALTVDTYIFIGLRRAARGFYLFESFEEVPKEVRIELEYLFKHLKKKTPFVSFLESKYLVTFDILLLANIIPIEYLYEIMYLDGNFEIGDPLESSVGNVLKQYIDKYNIDMLTNDFDYYVKLLSVQILMYGPLNQILLEDYEIHYRALRRENEEKLDYLYKLVQESGIITYEVPSIYQEFIIYFLVVVSEVRKDYFHIRPSKKIRILLYSAKHNVYSEVLEYILKDRYSAYFSVVVDYKDVLHDTYNVDDYDVIISDIYLDSFKDKYLYFTKLPSTFFWKSFEDLIKGK; this comes from the coding sequence TTGTTTGCTGAAACAAATATTACAACTAAACTAAATCTATTGTACTATTTAGAATTTTTTGAAAATGATATTACTGTTGATAAATTATTAGATTTTTTAGATGTTTCTAAAATGACGTTGAAAAAATATGTTAAAGAAATCAATGAAATGGCACAAGAGTATGAAATAATTATAAAAGGCAACAGTATAGAATTAAAAAGTGACCATAGGGAAAATAGTTTGTTGATTGCTAAGAGAATCATTGGGGAGTCTCTTAATATCACTCTTTTACTAAGTATTTTATATAAAAAATATAATCTGTCAGAATTAGCAGAACGTTTGTTTATTACAAAATCAACAGTTATTTACAAAGTTGAACAGTTGAATGAGTACTTTAAAAATCAAGAATTAGAAATTGAAATTGTTTATCTTGATAATGAAAGTTATGAAATAGTTGGAGAAGAATGGGAAATTAGACATTTTTTTAAAATTTTATTATTGGAAGTTGATTACTATGATATTTATTTACAAAACAAACCCATTTTTAAAGAAATTCATGAACAATTAGATAATCATTTTAATCAACATTACACTCAAAATGAAGCACTAACAGTAGATACGTATATTTTTATTGGTCTAAGAAGAGCTGCACGTGGTTTTTATTTATTTGAAAGTTTTGAAGAAGTTCCTAAAGAAGTCAGAATTGAGTTAGAATATCTATTTAAGCATTTAAAAAAGAAGACTCCTTTTGTAAGTTTTCTAGAAAGTAAGTATTTGGTGACATTTGATATTTTGTTATTAGCCAATATAATTCCGATAGAATATTTGTATGAAATCATGTATTTAGATGGGAATTTTGAAATTGGAGATCCTTTAGAATCATCAGTTGGAAATGTTCTTAAACAATATATAGATAAGTATAATATCGATATGCTAACAAATGATTTTGATTATTATGTCAAGCTGTTATCCGTTCAGATTCTTATGTACGGACCACTTAATCAAATACTACTCGAAGATTACGAGATTCATTATCGTGCTTTGAGAAGAGAAAATGAAGAAAAATTAGATTATCTTTATAAATTAGTACAAGAGTCAGGTATTATTACCTATGAAGTCCCAAGTATTTATCAAGAATTTATTATCTATTTTTTAGTTGTAGTATCTGAAGTGAGGAAAGATTATTTTCATATTCGTCCGTCTAAAAAAATTAGAATATTACTTTATTCTGCTAAACATAATGTCTATTCGGAAGTACTTGAGTATATTTTGAAAGATCGTTACAGTGCCTATTTTTCGGTGGTGGTGGATTATAAAGACGTTTTACATGATACATATAATGTCGATGATTATGACGTTATTATTTCGGATATTTATTTGGATAGTTTTAAGGATAAGTATTTATATTTCACAAAATTGCCAAGTACATTTTTTTGGAAGAGCTTTGAGGATTTAATTAAAGGGAAATGA
- a CDS encoding helix-turn-helix domain-containing protein translates to MFIENNISKKIDLMYYLEANGGIEATEEVVKFLDTTIVTLKKYIEEINTLTDSYEIVIKGNSIRLNSNYRQNSILISKRILNDSTNLQLLILIFFHQYNLTEISEYLYVTKSTVLYKVNQINQYFADEELSIKIIYNDYYEIVGRERIVRHFFRVLLLEMDDYEVLRENQIIFNEVHLFFEKNYRDYHTRHESLVIDTYLLIALNRVSKHYYLHDDLEQLDGEIKTEIMIIYNTLVQKKPFVNFIESTYNVTFSPYLIANIIPIEYIEEILYLKKGYMLNDDKEHKISDILKCYLRKYGLCIPLNKQERYIKYLTNQLVTIGPINQVILRDFDINYKKLAEINLEKSSFLYQLIASSALFLTDRESLKYEFCIFFLTIIDEVRKDYFGMNQSESIRILLYYSENNIYSEIFESILKDKYENQYKINIDYINILYNDFQVKNYDVIISDIYLEDFEGKYLYYSRYPSNKFWQEFEQMVLMK, encoded by the coding sequence GTGTTTATTGAGAATAACATTTCCAAAAAAATTGACTTGATGTATTATTTGGAAGCCAACGGGGGAATAGAAGCCACGGAAGAAGTTGTGAAGTTTTTAGATACAACAATTGTAACATTAAAAAAATATATTGAAGAAATAAATACTTTGACGGATAGCTATGAAATAGTGATTAAAGGTAATAGTATTCGCCTAAATTCTAATTATCGACAAAATTCTATTTTAATATCGAAGAGGATACTAAATGACTCGACTAATCTTCAGTTATTGATTTTAATTTTTTTTCATCAATACAATTTAACGGAAATTTCAGAGTATTTATATGTAACGAAGTCAACAGTTTTGTATAAAGTTAACCAAATTAATCAATACTTTGCTGATGAAGAACTCTCAATCAAAATTATTTACAATGATTATTATGAGATTGTTGGTAGAGAGAGAATAGTGAGACATTTTTTTAGAGTCTTGCTTCTTGAAATGGATGATTATGAAGTGCTTCGAGAAAATCAAATAATCTTTAATGAGGTGCATCTCTTTTTTGAAAAAAATTATCGTGACTATCATACGAGGCATGAATCATTGGTGATCGATACCTATTTATTAATTGCATTAAATCGTGTGTCGAAACATTATTATTTACATGATGATTTAGAACAACTTGATGGTGAGATTAAAACAGAAATAATGATAATTTATAATACTTTAGTTCAAAAAAAACCTTTTGTGAATTTTATTGAGTCAACTTACAATGTGACATTCTCTCCATATTTAATTGCCAATATAATCCCAATAGAGTATATAGAAGAGATTTTATATCTTAAAAAAGGTTATATGTTAAATGATGATAAAGAACATAAAATATCAGATATTCTAAAATGTTATTTAAGGAAGTACGGTTTATGCATTCCGCTCAATAAACAAGAGCGATATATTAAATACTTAACTAATCAATTGGTGACAATTGGTCCGATTAATCAGGTGATTTTAAGAGATTTTGATATTAACTATAAAAAACTGGCTGAAATCAATTTAGAAAAATCATCATTTTTATATCAATTGATAGCCAGTTCAGCGCTTTTTTTAACAGATAGAGAGAGTTTAAAGTATGAATTTTGTATCTTCTTTTTAACAATTATTGATGAGGTACGTAAAGATTACTTTGGCATGAATCAATCTGAAAGTATTAGAATCTTACTATATTATTCAGAAAATAATATTTACTCAGAAATTTTTGAAAGTATTTTGAAAGATAAATATGAAAATCAATATAAAATAAATATTGATTATATCAATATTTTATATAACGATTTTCAAGTAAAAAACTATGATGTGATTATTTCTGATATTTATTTAGAAGATTTTGAAGGTAAATATCTATACTATTCACGTTATCCTAGCAATAAATTTTGGCAAGAATTTGAACAAATGGTTTTAATGAAATAA
- a CDS encoding DUF916 and DUF3324 domain-containing protein has product MKKLIGLMVAVIGIGVFVTEEVTFASSGANFSVQPKIPENQKSSTSYFDLELKPNEKQTVEIEVFNDSNEEIEVIPELNRATTSDVGNINYLASQTVDDSLIYNIEEFVTNNVESITLAPKESEVVKWQIQMPKEAFEGILLGGFRFSLAEGDKEVTGIENRFAYTVGIVLSNSEEDIPVNLNLNDITTGQINYRNHVLVNLQNDMPRIIDDMAVEAKIYEKNSENPVFISERSQLRMAPNSSFNYGISTQETAFKPGSYTLELTANADGEEFSWRKDFEISNKEAKEHNKEAILIEDDSNNLWMWIAIAAVIVSVSIVIWTTKKRTNERKEDINEKNN; this is encoded by the coding sequence ATGAAAAAATTGATTGGTTTGATGGTAGCAGTGATAGGTATAGGAGTATTTGTAACAGAAGAAGTAACATTTGCATCATCAGGTGCCAATTTTTCTGTTCAACCAAAAATTCCTGAAAATCAAAAAAGTAGTACAAGTTATTTTGATTTAGAGTTAAAGCCTAATGAAAAACAAACAGTTGAAATTGAGGTATTTAATGATTCTAATGAAGAAATTGAAGTCATTCCAGAACTTAATAGAGCCACAACATCGGATGTAGGTAATATCAATTACTTAGCAAGCCAGACAGTTGATGACAGTTTAATTTATAATATTGAAGAATTTGTAACGAATAATGTTGAAAGCATCACATTGGCTCCAAAAGAATCTGAGGTAGTAAAGTGGCAGATTCAAATGCCTAAAGAAGCGTTTGAAGGGATTCTATTAGGAGGCTTTCGCTTCAGCTTAGCTGAGGGTGACAAAGAAGTTACAGGCATTGAGAATCGCTTTGCTTATACAGTGGGTATCGTATTAAGCAATTCAGAAGAAGATATTCCAGTTAATTTGAATTTAAATGATATTACAACAGGTCAGATTAATTATCGTAATCATGTCTTAGTTAACTTGCAAAATGATATGCCGAGAATTATTGACGACATGGCTGTTGAGGCGAAAATTTATGAAAAAAATAGTGAAAATCCGGTATTTATTTCTGAAAGGAGTCAATTAAGAATGGCACCTAATTCATCATTTAATTATGGTATTTCTACTCAAGAAACAGCATTTAAACCAGGTAGTTATACATTAGAATTAACAGCTAATGCTGATGGTGAGGAATTTAGTTGGCGTAAGGATTTTGAAATATCAAATAAAGAAGCTAAAGAACACAACAAAGAAGCCATTTTAATTGAAGATGATAGCAATAATCTATGGATGTGGATAGCAATAGCAGCGGTAATTGTTAGTGTCAGTATAGTGATTTGGACAACAAAGAAACGTACAAATGAGAGAAAGGAAGATATTAATGAAAAGAACAATTAG